The following coding sequences are from one Haemophilus haemolyticus window:
- the rpsK gene encoding 30S ribosomal protein S11, translating into MAKTPVRARKRVKKQVVDGVAHIHASFNNTIVTITDRQGNALAWATAGGSGFRGSRKSTPFAAQVAAERCAEMVKEFGLKNLEVMVKGPGPGRESTIRALNAAGFRITNITDVTPIPHNGCRPPKKRRV; encoded by the coding sequence ATGGCTAAAACACCAGTTCGTGCACGTAAACGTGTAAAAAAACAAGTTGTAGATGGCGTAGCACATATTCATGCGTCTTTCAATAATACAATCGTAACCATTACTGACCGTCAAGGTAATGCACTAGCTTGGGCAACCGCTGGTGGTTCAGGTTTCCGTGGTTCTCGTAAATCAACTCCATTTGCTGCTCAAGTTGCTGCAGAGCGTTGCGCAGAAATGGTTAAAGAATTTGGTTTAAAGAATTTGGAAGTTATGGTTAAAGGTCCGGGTCCAGGTCGTGAATCAACAATTCGCGCGTTAAACGCAGCGGGTTTCCGTATCACGAATATTACTGATGTGACTCCGATTCCTCATAACGGTTGTCGTCCACCGAAAAAACGTCGTGTTTAA
- the rpmJ gene encoding 50S ribosomal protein L36: MKVRASVKKMCRNCKIVKREGVVRVLCSDPKHKQRQG; the protein is encoded by the coding sequence ATGAAAGTTCGTGCTTCCGTAAAGAAAATGTGTCGTAACTGTAAAATTGTTAAACGTGAAGGTGTTGTACGCGTATTGTGCAGCGATCCTAAACATAAACAACGTCAAGGTTAA
- the rpsD gene encoding 30S ribosomal protein S4, with amino-acid sequence MARYLGPKLKLSRREGTDLFLKSGVRAIDSKCKIDTAPGQHGARKPRLSDYGSQLREKQKVRRIYGILERQFRNYYKEANRLKGNTGENLLVLLEGRLDNVVYRMGFAATRAEARQLVSHKAIVVNGRVVNIPSFQVSVNDVVAVREKSKKQARIKASLELAEQREKPTWLEVDSAKMEGVFKRVPERSDLSADINEHLIVELYSK; translated from the coding sequence ATGGCAAGATATTTGGGTCCAAAACTCAAGCTCAGCCGTCGTGAAGGCACTGATTTATTCCTTAAATCAGGCGTGCGTGCGATTGATTCAAAATGTAAAATTGATACAGCACCTGGTCAACACGGTGCTCGTAAACCGCGTTTGTCTGACTATGGTAGTCAATTACGTGAAAAACAAAAGGTTCGTCGTATCTATGGTATTTTAGAACGTCAATTCCGTAACTACTATAAAGAAGCAAACCGTTTAAAAGGTAACACTGGTGAAAACTTATTAGTGTTATTAGAAGGTAGATTGGATAACGTTGTTTATCGCATGGGATTTGCTGCAACTCGCGCAGAAGCTCGTCAATTAGTGAGCCACAAAGCGATTGTTGTAAATGGTCGTGTTGTTAATATTCCATCATTCCAAGTTTCAGTAAATGATGTTGTTGCTGTTCGTGAGAAATCTAAAAAACAAGCACGTATTAAAGCATCATTAGAATTAGCAGAACAAAGAGAGAAACCAACTTGGTTAGAAGTTGATTCTGCGAAAATGGAAGGTGTGTTCAAACGTGTTCCTGAACGTTCTGATTTATCAGCAGACATTAACGAACATCTGATCGTTGAGCTTTACTCTAAATAA
- the rpsM gene encoding 30S ribosomal protein S13: MARIAGINIPDHKHAVIALTAIYGIGKTRSKAICAAAGIAEDVKIRELSEEQIDKLRDEVGKFTVEGDLRREVTLNIKRLLDLGCYRGLRHRRSLPVRGQRTKTNARTRKGPRKPIKK; the protein is encoded by the coding sequence GTGGCCCGTATTGCAGGCATTAACATTCCTGATCATAAACACGCTGTAATCGCTTTAACTGCAATTTACGGTATTGGTAAGACTCGTTCAAAAGCTATTTGTGCTGCGGCGGGTATTGCTGAAGATGTTAAGATCAGAGAATTGTCTGAAGAGCAGATTGACAAACTGCGTGACGAAGTTGGTAAATTTACCGTTGAAGGTGATTTACGTCGTGAAGTAACACTAAACATCAAACGTCTTTTAGACTTAGGTTGTTATCGTGGTTTACGTCACCGTCGTAGTTTACCGGTACGTGGTCAACGTACTAAAACTAATGCGCGTACCCGTAAGGGTCCACGTAAGCCGATCAAAAAATAG
- the secY gene encoding preprotein translocase subunit SecY gives MAKQPGYQARSTNSGKGELKSRLLFVLGALIVYRIGSFIPVPGIDAAVLAQLVEQQKGTIIDMFNMFSGGALSRASILALGIMPYISASIVIQLLATVSPALAELKKEGAAGQRKISKYTRYATVVFATIQAVAISTGLPNMLPGLVPNVGFGFYFTSVVSLVTGTMFLMWLGEQITERGIGNGISILVFGGIVAGLPSAILQTIEQARQGQMHPLVLLLIAAIVFAVTYFVVFVERGQRRIRVEYAKRQQGRQILGGHSTHLPLKVNMANVMPAIFASSIILFPATLTQWFGQNDKFEWLNNLSMLLNPGQPLYLLVYAVAIIFFSFFYTAMQYNPRDTADNLKKSGAFIPGIRPGEQTSRYIDKVMTRLTLIGGLYVTFVCLVPYIMTSAWDVKFYFGGTSLLIVVVVIMDFIVQVQSHLMSSQYESALKKANLKGFGQ, from the coding sequence AAGAAGTACTAATAGCGGTAAAGGTGAATTAAAAAGCCGATTACTTTTCGTTTTAGGTGCGCTTATCGTTTACCGAATTGGTTCTTTCATTCCGGTTCCTGGTATTGATGCGGCTGTGCTAGCTCAATTAGTTGAACAACAAAAAGGCACCATCATTGACATGTTTAACATGTTCTCTGGTGGTGCATTAAGCCGTGCATCTATCTTAGCATTAGGTATTATGCCGTATATCTCGGCATCTATTGTAATTCAGTTGCTTGCAACGGTTTCTCCTGCTTTAGCAGAATTAAAGAAAGAAGGTGCTGCTGGTCAACGTAAAATTTCTAAGTATACTCGGTATGCGACAGTTGTTTTTGCAACCATTCAGGCAGTAGCTATTTCAACAGGTTTACCAAATATGTTACCTGGTTTAGTGCCAAATGTTGGATTTGGTTTTTACTTCACTTCAGTTGTTAGCTTGGTAACTGGAACTATGTTCCTAATGTGGTTAGGTGAACAAATTACTGAAAGAGGTATTGGTAACGGTATTTCAATTCTTGTTTTTGGCGGTATCGTAGCTGGTTTACCATCAGCTATACTTCAAACTATTGAGCAGGCTCGTCAAGGACAGATGCATCCATTAGTGCTTCTTCTGATCGCAGCTATTGTATTTGCAGTAACTTATTTCGTTGTTTTTGTTGAAAGAGGACAGCGCAGAATTCGCGTTGAATATGCGAAGCGTCAACAAGGTCGTCAAATTTTAGGTGGTCATTCAACACATTTACCATTGAAAGTAAATATGGCAAACGTAATGCCGGCAATTTTTGCCTCAAGTATTATTTTATTTCCAGCTACCTTAACTCAATGGTTTGGACAAAATGATAAGTTTGAGTGGTTAAATAACTTATCTATGTTGTTGAATCCTGGTCAGCCTCTTTATTTACTTGTTTATGCTGTAGCAATTATTTTCTTTAGCTTCTTTTACACTGCAATGCAGTATAATCCGCGAGATACAGCAGATAATCTAAAAAAATCTGGTGCATTTATTCCAGGAATTAGACCAGGGGAACAAACATCTCGTTATATTGATAAAGTTATGACTCGTCTTACACTAATTGGCGGTCTTTATGTAACGTTTGTGTGTTTAGTTCCTTATATTATGACATCGGCTTGGGATGTTAAATTTTACTTCGGTGGAACATCTCTTTTAATTGTAGTCGTTGTAATTATGGATTTCATCGTGCAGGTTCAGAGTCACTTAATGTCGTCTCAATATGAGTCTGCGTTGAAAAAAGCAAACCTTAAAGGTTTTGGACAATAA